A window from Candidatus Nitrospira neomarina encodes these proteins:
- a CDS encoding DUF433 domain-containing protein, whose translation MSLVIEEQELQKLPITIDPGILSGAPVFEGTRVPVDALITNLEAGLTLDGFLENFPTVTRDQAVQVLEFSKSTLLKLAHRS comes from the coding sequence CAAGAACTTCAAAAATTACCTATTACGATTGATCCAGGCATCCTGAGCGGGGCACCGGTGTTTGAGGGTACCCGTGTTCCGGTAGACGCGCTCATCACAAATTTGGAAGCCGGACTGACCTTGGACGGATTTCTTGAGAATTTCCCTACCGTCACTCGTGATCAAGCCGTCCAAGTGCTTGAGTTTTCCAAATCAACCCTTCTGAAACTTGCTCACCGATCTTGA
- the secB gene encoding protein-export chaperone SecB, with translation MTEEQKPVFTIEKIYVRDLSVEVPHAPGIFREGGVPQVHVELKTQHKRVEEDMYDASLTVTVTAKVNEKIMFIVEVEQAGIFRIRHVPETEMGAVLGIGCANILFPYVRETVSDAVTRGGFPTVMLNPVNFEALYQQQQQQQQTTPDSAATIH, from the coding sequence ATGACTGAAGAACAGAAGCCCGTGTTTACCATAGAGAAAATTTACGTCAGGGATTTGTCCGTGGAAGTCCCTCATGCTCCCGGCATTTTTCGGGAGGGTGGAGTCCCACAGGTTCATGTCGAATTGAAGACACAACATAAACGTGTGGAAGAGGACATGTATGATGCGTCCCTGACGGTGACCGTGACGGCCAAGGTCAACGAAAAAATCATGTTTATTGTGGAAGTGGAGCAAGCCGGCATTTTTCGGATTCGGCATGTCCCGGAAACGGAAATGGGTGCGGTGTTAGGGATCGGATGTGCGAATATTCTCTTTCCCTATGTTCGGGAGACGGTGTCTGATGCGGTGACACGGGGAGGGTTCCCGACCGTCATGCTCAACCCGGTGAATTTTGAAGCTCTGTATCAACAACAACAGCAACAACAACAAACGACACCCGATTCCGCGGCCACCATCCACTGA
- a CDS encoding type II toxin-antitoxin system VapC family toxin, which yields MMTIPRIYADTSVFGGFYDEEFRDTSGRFFDQIREGRFSLVTSALVQEEIRPAPPDVQRLFSDMLRFMEVAEITQSALDLRDAYLEAGIVSAKWAEDALHVAVATVARSTMIVSWNFKHIVHYDKISLYNAVNILKRHETISIFSPLEVIVYEDENF from the coding sequence ATGATGACAATCCCCAGGATCTATGCTGATACGTCCGTATTTGGCGGGTTTTATGATGAGGAATTTCGCGACACCAGCGGAAGGTTTTTTGATCAGATCCGGGAAGGAAGATTTTCATTAGTAACTTCGGCACTCGTTCAGGAAGAGATCCGTCCTGCTCCCCCTGATGTTCAACGGTTGTTTTCCGACATGCTCCGATTTATGGAAGTGGCCGAAATCACCCAATCTGCTCTTGACCTCAGAGACGCCTATTTGGAGGCAGGTATCGTTTCAGCGAAATGGGCTGAGGATGCGCTTCATGTTGCAGTCGCCACCGTGGCACGCAGTACCATGATTGTCAGTTGGAACTTCAAGCACATTGTGCATTATGATAAGATTTCCTTATATAATGCCGTCAATATTTTAAAAAGACATGAAACAATCTCAATATTCTCTCCTCTGGAGGTGATCGTGTATGAAGACGAAAACTTTTGA
- a CDS encoding GIY-YIG nuclease family protein, whose translation MAWTVYMLECADTSLYTGITLDLERRLDEHAKGKGAKYTKHRGPFTVVFTELQETRGQALKREAAIKSMKRKAKLGLIGTG comes from the coding sequence ATGGCGTGGACGGTCTATATGTTGGAATGCGCCGATACCAGTTTGTACACCGGAATTACCCTGGATCTGGAGCGTCGTCTAGACGAGCACGCAAAAGGGAAAGGGGCCAAATATACGAAACACCGTGGACCGTTTACCGTGGTGTTCACCGAACTGCAGGAGACGAGAGGCCAGGCACTAAAGAGAGAAGCGGCGATTAAATCCATGAAGCGAAAAGCAAAACTGGGCTTAATCGGCACAGGATAA